The genomic segment TCGATATCGCGGCGCAACATGCGCACGCAAAGCGAATGAAACGTGGAGATGAGCGGCTTCTGCAGCGATGCGTGACCGATCAGGCGGTCGACGCGCTCGGCCATCTCCGCGGAGGCTTTGTTGGTGAAGGTGACGGCGAGGATGGAATCGGGCGCGATGCCCTTCTCCGTGATGAGCCAGGCAATGCGCGCGGTAATGACGCGCGTTTTGCCCGAGCCTGCGCCGGCAAGGATAAGGAGCGGCCCTTCTGTGGCTTCGACGGCCTCGCGCTGTTGGGGATTCAGTTTTGCGATGAGCGATGACAAGAATACAAATCCGGAGGGAAAAGCCCTTCCTCCAGTTTACCTGTTGGCGAGTTGTCGTGCTTTCTACTGGTTCTCAGGGCCAGTCTCCCGATTGAGACTAGACGGATTTCTCGGGAAGGACCCAATATGGGTCGCCGGAGGAGATGAAATCGACGGGGACTTCCGGGACCAGCGGCCCGAGCCATGCGGGCGCATCCTGCTCGCCCCACTCCTCAAAGCGCTCATGGTTTATGGCGATGAGGCCCTTGGGGTGCGGCAGGCCCAGGCTGATGCCATCGCGGAGGTAGGGGAAGGCATCGCAATCCTGAGCTTCGCTCATCAGGACGACGTCGCAGGTTTGCAGGGGCTTGAGGATCTCGACGAGTTTGTGTGCGCCGAGTCCGACGCGCTTCACGGGCAAGTTCGGATCTCCGATGACCCGCATGCTGGGAGAGTCAAGCGAGCGCGCGACGTGCCGCGCCACATCTTTTAGCGGGGCCGGCGGGATTTCGAAAGCGATGGGGATCATCTGCCCTTGCACCGGGACGATGTAGTTTTGCCAATCGAGCCTGGTAATCAACCCTTGCATGATGGGATCGGGTTTGAGCATGTGCTGATGGTCATGAAAACGCCAGACCACAAGGTTGTTCTGTTCGCAAAAGCGCCGCTTGGCGATGAAAACAGGGTCTGTTTCGAGGGAGCCTGCGACCTCAAACTGTTTGTCGTGTTGCAGCGTGCCGACGTCGTCGATGTGGTCCCAGAACATTCTTTCGTGCGTGATGACGAAGTTCTTCTTCGCCTGGACCGCTTTCTTGAGGACGTCAAAGGTGGCCTGAAATGTGAAGGCGATGCCTGTGACCGGCGTGGCGGGGGCACCGTACTTGAAGCCGTCTGTCGGCCTCCAGGGAAAGTTGGTGGGCCACTTGATTCCGTCAGAGTCCATCTTCTGCATGATGCGTTGCACGATTTGTTCCGCGGTCAAAGAGCCCGATGCGGAGGCGTATGCGCTGGCGAGCGAGCACTTCAACAACATTGCGGCGCCTGCCCCCTGGCTAAACATCCTGCGAGAGATTGGCATGTCGGATCGTCTCCTTCAGCGCGCGAGTTTCAAGCAAACCAGCACAGTTCTTTGGGACGCGATTGAACCTCGATGGGCATCCCCGGCAACACGGTCTTGAGCCAATTCGACATCTCAACAGCGCCGGGGTGATCGGAGATTTCGTAGCCGACTTCGACAAGGCTGATGCTGCGGCCTGATGTGATGGCATCGCGAATATAGGTGGTGCAGTGGTCGACTTCCGGCGTCGCTCCGGTGAGAATGCAGTCGACTGCAGGGTCTTCGAGCGCATGGCTCAAGACGAGCGTTGGATACGAGAAGCCGTGAATGACCGCGACGCGCATGACCGGCTGATCCGGATCGCCCACCATCCGCAGCATCTTTGCGCCGAGGCGTGCGGAGGCATGCTCGGCGAGGCCTCTGAGGGTTGTCCGGGGAACGTTGCAGAACGCTGCGGTCCACTGGTCGGCCGGAGCGCCGACTTCGGGTTGCCAGCCGAGTTCTTTGGCCAGAGCGTTCGAGAACCATTTTGGGCGGGCTGTGTCCCAGAGAGCCGCCAGGCGAATGATGATCAGATGATTGTCTTCGATGAGCTGCCGCTTGGCTTTGGCAACAGGATCGTCCACCAGCGCGTCGGCGAGGCCCGCGGCGAGATACTCGCCAAAGAGATAAAAGGGATGCTCGCGGCAGAGGATGCAGTTCTTCCCGGTGGCCACGGCAAGGCGGATTGCGTCTATGGAGGGCTCGTTCGCAACAAGGATGCCTGAAACCGTGTCGTCGTCGCTGCCGGTGAGAATGCCTTCGTACTCAGCATCCTTGTGCCGCTCACCGAGCGCCGTGTGGATTCTGTTGACCAGTTCGAAGCTTGTCGTCGTCGGCAACATCGGATCATCCTTGTCGTCATTCCTGCCTGCAAGAACGTTGCAGCGATGATCTCATGGAGATAATGCCTGAGTCTGCTAAGCACGCCATTGAGAACGAGAAGCGGGTGTCCCGGGTCACTCACCTTTTGAGACCTGGGATGGACAATGGAAGCATGTTCGACTGCATGCGAGGCCTGGCGATCATCGTCGCGATCTTTCTCATCGGCACATGGCTGCACGATCACGGAGTGCCCATTCCTGGAGGCGTGCTGGGGCTGCTGCTGTTTTATGGAGCGATGCTGACGGGTACGATCAAGGTGCAGTGGGTAGACCGCGGGGCCGGGCTGCTGCTGCGGCACATGGTTCTGCTGTTCGTGCCGCTGACCGTCGGGCTGATGGACCTTGGGCCGGTGCTGTCGCGCCAGGCGCTCGCGATCGTAGCGAGCCTGGTTGCCAGCTTCCTTGCCGTGCTGCTGACCACCGGTCTTCTCGCCCGCTGGCTTCTGCGTCCCGCAGTGCCGGAGCCCGCCGCGACGACGGAGGCGGTGCAATGACACTGAATTTGCTCGCGCATCCGGCGGTCAGCGTCGGTCTCACCATCGCTTGCTACTGGATCGCGCTTAAGATGCACGAGCGCTGGCGCTGGATTCCGCCGATTCTCGTAGCGTGCGTTCCGATCATCGCGCTGCTGCTGATCGCGCATGAGCCGTATTCCGCATACAACCACGGCGGCAATCTCCTGACCTGGTGCCTGGGGCCGGCCACCGTGGCGCTCGCTGTGCCGATGTACCGCAATGGACTGGCCCTGCGCAGTTCGCTGCCGCGGATGGCGTTGATCGTATTCATCGGATCGCTGGTGGGTATGGTGACCGCCGGGGGCACGGCCTGGCTGCTGGGGGCGCCGATGCCGGTAGTGATGTCGGCTGTGCCCAAATCCGTGACTACGCCGATTGCTATTGAGGTGTGCCGGCAGCTTCATGGGATCCCGCAAATCACGATTGCGATGGTGATCCTGGCAGGCGTATTCGGAGCCAGCTTCGGGCCGTTTCTTCTGGGACTGTTCGGGATCTGGGAGAACCGGGCTGTGGGAGCGGCGATGGGAACAGCGTCGCACGGAATCGGAACGGCGAGCCTGGTGCGCCACTCGGAGATGCAGGCTTCTGTGTCCTCGTGGGCCATGGCGGCTGCGGGAGTCTTCACGTCCCTGCTGGGCGCGATTCTCGCGTTGTTTCTGCGCTGACGCGCGGTGAATTCCGGCATCCAAGACGGACACGGCCGAGAAGTGACGGTCGCCACACCTGCGCCGGTCACGCGCCCCTAAACTGGAAGATGGGGATGGAATCAAATCTCGGCAATTGGCGCTGCTCCGCGGACGGCCTGGCGTGAGCGCTACGACTCAGATTGCCGCGCCGGAACAGGCGCAATGGACGCCCTCTGCCAACCCGTGGGCCATCGCCGCCGCGGTGATGACCGCGACGTTCATGGTGGTGCTGGACTCGTCGGTGGCCAATGTCGCCCTCCCCCACATCGCGGGCAATCTCTCAGCTTCGAATGACGAAGCCACGTGGGTTCTGACGAGCTATCTAGTCTCGAATGCCATCATGCTGCCGGCCACAGGGTGGATCTCGCGCCGCATCGGGCGGAAGCGGCTGCTGATGCTCTCGATCCTGATCTTCACGGGCGCATCGATGTTGTGCGGAGCGGCGATCACCATGCCGATGCTCATCGTCGCGCGCATCCTGCAGGGCATTGGGGGCGGTGGGATGCAGCCGCTCGCGCAGGCCATTCTGCTGGAGAGCTTTCCGCCGACGCAGCATGGGAAGGCGATGGCGGTCTACGGCACGGGCATTGTGGTCGCTCCGGTCATCGGGCCAACTCTGGGCGGTTGGATCACCGACAGCTACTCCTGGCGCTGGATCTTCTATATCAACCTGCCCGTCGGCGTATTGGCGTTCTTTCTGGCGGGGATGTTTGTCGAGGATCCGCCGTATCTGAAGGCCGCGTTTCGAGGCGCTATCGATGCGCTGGGCTTCGGGCTGATGGCGCTGTGGCTCGGGACGCTGCAACTGGTGCTGGACAAGGGGCAGGAGGCGGACTGGTTCGAGGCCGACTGGATCCGGTGGACGCTGGCGGTGTCGGTGATCGCGTTCGTGGGCTTCATTGTTCGTGAGCTCAAGGTGCGCGAGCCCATTGTGCAGTTGCATGTGCTGCTGAATCGCAACTTTACTGTCGGCACAATCGTGACTGGTATCTACGGGTTTGTTCTGTACGCTTCCACTGCGTTGTTGCCGTTGTTTCTGCAGACGCTTCTAGGCTACTCGGCGTTTGATAGCGGGCTGGCTGTGAGTCCGCGCGGCTTTGGCTCCATCGCGTCGATGATTGTTGCGGGCATGATCGCCAGCCGCATCGACGGGCGCTGGATGCTGATGTTCGGGTTCTTCGTTTTCGGCGTCTCCACTCTCATGCTGAGCCGGCTCAACCTCGGCATCGGCATGGCATCAGTGATCGTGCCCAACATCCTCAACGGCTTTGCGGGCGGATTTGTCTTCGTTCCGCTGACCACGATGGCCATGGGGCGGTTGCAGCGGCAGGAGATCGGCAACGCTGCCGGCATCTACAACCTCGTCCGCAACATTGGCGGCAGCGTGGGCATCGCCACGGCCACGGCGCTGCTGGTGCGCCGCAGCCAGATCCACCAGAACTATCTGGCGGGAAGCATCTCCGCAACCGACCCTGTGGCGAACGGGGCAGCCGCCGGATTTGCGAGCGCGATGCACTCTGCCGGCGCCGATGCTGTGACTGCCCACCAGATGGCTCTGGGCGCGCTCTATCGCAGCCTCCAGCAGCAGGCGCTGCTTATGTCCTAC from the Occallatibacter riparius genome contains:
- a CDS encoding DHA2 family efflux MFS transporter permease subunit, whose protein sequence is MSATTQIAAPEQAQWTPSANPWAIAAAVMTATFMVVLDSSVANVALPHIAGNLSASNDEATWVLTSYLVSNAIMLPATGWISRRIGRKRLLMLSILIFTGASMLCGAAITMPMLIVARILQGIGGGGMQPLAQAILLESFPPTQHGKAMAVYGTGIVVAPVIGPTLGGWITDSYSWRWIFYINLPVGVLAFFLAGMFVEDPPYLKAAFRGAIDALGFGLMALWLGTLQLVLDKGQEADWFEADWIRWTLAVSVIAFVGFIVRELKVREPIVQLHVLLNRNFTVGTIVTGIYGFVLYASTALLPLFLQTLLGYSAFDSGLAVSPRGFGSIASMIVAGMIASRIDGRWMLMFGFFVFGVSTLMLSRLNLGIGMASVIVPNILNGFAGGFVFVPLTTMAMGRLQRQEIGNAAGIYNLVRNIGGSVGIATATALLVRRSQIHQNYLAGSISATDPVANGAAAGFASAMHSAGADAVTAHQMALGALYRSLQQQALLMSYVDAFRLLGYLALLCIPFILLFQAVRKPTGRSISIEE
- a CDS encoding Nif3-like dinuclear metal center hexameric protein — its product is MPISRRMFSQGAGAAMLLKCSLASAYASASGSLTAEQIVQRIMQKMDSDGIKWPTNFPWRPTDGFKYGAPATPVTGIAFTFQATFDVLKKAVQAKKNFVITHERMFWDHIDDVGTLQHDKQFEVAGSLETDPVFIAKRRFCEQNNLVVWRFHDHQHMLKPDPIMQGLITRLDWQNYIVPVQGQMIPIAFEIPPAPLKDVARHVARSLDSPSMRVIGDPNLPVKRVGLGAHKLVEILKPLQTCDVVLMSEAQDCDAFPYLRDGISLGLPHPKGLIAINHERFEEWGEQDAPAWLGPLVPEVPVDFISSGDPYWVLPEKSV
- a CDS encoding LrgB family protein; translation: MTLNLLAHPAVSVGLTIACYWIALKMHERWRWIPPILVACVPIIALLLIAHEPYSAYNHGGNLLTWCLGPATVALAVPMYRNGLALRSSLPRMALIVFIGSLVGMVTAGGTAWLLGAPMPVVMSAVPKSVTTPIAIEVCRQLHGIPQITIAMVILAGVFGASFGPFLLGLFGIWENRAVGAAMGTASHGIGTASLVRHSEMQASVSSWAMAAAGVFTSLLGAILALFLR
- a CDS encoding CidA/LrgA family protein gives rise to the protein MFDCMRGLAIIVAIFLIGTWLHDHGVPIPGGVLGLLLFYGAMLTGTIKVQWVDRGAGLLLRHMVLLFVPLTVGLMDLGPVLSRQALAIVASLVASFLAVLLTTGLLARWLLRPAVPEPAATTEAVQ
- a CDS encoding Nif3-like dinuclear metal center hexameric protein; this encodes MLPTTTSFELVNRIHTALGERHKDAEYEGILTGSDDDTVSGILVANEPSIDAIRLAVATGKNCILCREHPFYLFGEYLAAGLADALVDDPVAKAKRQLIEDNHLIIIRLAALWDTARPKWFSNALAKELGWQPEVGAPADQWTAAFCNVPRTTLRGLAEHASARLGAKMLRMVGDPDQPVMRVAVIHGFSYPTLVLSHALEDPAVDCILTGATPEVDHCTTYIRDAITSGRSISLVEVGYEISDHPGAVEMSNWLKTVLPGMPIEVQSRPKELCWFA